One Ricinus communis isolate WT05 ecotype wild-type chromosome 7, ASM1957865v1, whole genome shotgun sequence genomic region harbors:
- the LOC8279701 gene encoding casein kinase 1-like protein 10 isoform X3, producing MEKSKLDHIVGGKFKLGRKIGSGSFGELYLGVNVQTGEEVAVKLESVKTKHPQLHYESKLYMLLQGGTGIPHLKWFGVEADYNVMVIDLLGPSLEDLFNYCNRKFTLKTVLMLADQLINRVEYMHSRGFLHRDIKPDNFLMGLGRKANQVYVIDFGLAKKYRDLQTHKHIPYRENKNLTGTARYASVNTHLGVEQSRRDDLESLGYVLMYFLRGSLPWQGLKAGTKKQKYDKISEKKVSTPIEVLCKSYPSEFVSYFHYCRALRFEDKPDYSYLKRLFRDLFIREGYQFDYVFDWTVLKYPQISSSSRGRHSNAKPGNPGPSAERPTEKVSVGKEIRDRLSGAVEAFSTRKIASSSPHDSFRNKSSDNDLFWLAHAAT from the exons ATGGAGAAATCGAAGCTTGACCATATTGTTGGTGGCAAGTTTAAGCTAGGAAGAAAGATTGGCAGTGGATCTTTTGGAGAGCTTTATCTGG GTGTAAATGTGCAAACGGGAGAAGAGGTTGCTGTTAAGCTG GAATCTGTGAAGACTAAGCACCCACAGCTTCACTATGAGTCGAAGTTGTATATGCTTCTTCAAGGAGGAA CTGGAATTCCACATCTCAAATGGTTCGGAGTTGAGGCTGACTACAATGTCATGGTTATCGACCTTCTTGGACCGAGTTTGGAAGATCTATTCAACTATTGCAACAGGAAATTTACACTGAAAACAGTATTGATGCTTGCAGATCAACTT ATTAATAGAGTTGAATATATGCATTCTAGAGGTTTCCTTCATCGTGATATAAAGCCCGACAACTTTTTGATGGGCCTAGGCCGCAAAGCAAATCAG GTATATGTCATTGATTTTGGCCTTGCAAAGAAGTATAGGGATCTTCAGACTCACAAACACATCCCATACAG AGAAAACAAGAACCTCACCGGCACAGCTCGCTATGCAAGTGTCAATACTCACCTTGGAGTTG AACAAAGCAGACGGGATGATTTGGAGTCTCTTGGTTATGTTCTTATGTATTTTCTAAGAGGAAG TCTTCCCTGGCAAGGATTAAAGGCTGGCacaaaaaagcaaaaatatgATAAGATCAGTGAAAAGAAAGTTTCAACTCCTATAGAG GTTCTTTGTAAATCATACCCATCTGAGTTTGTATCATATTTCCACTATTGTCGAGCATTGCGGTTTGAAGACAAACCAGACTATTCCTATTTGAAGAGGCTGTTTCGAGATTTATTTATTCGAGAAG GTTATCAGTTTGACTATGTTTTTGACTGGACGGTTTTGAAGTACCCTCAAATCAGTTCCAGCTCTAGAGGAAGG CATTCCAATGCGAAACCAGGCAATCCAGGACCATCCGCAGAAAGACCCACAGAAAAGGTCTCAG TTGGGAAAGAGATTCGAGATAGATTGTCAGGTGCAGTTGAAGCATTTTCTACAAGAAAGATTGCTAGTTCTAGTCCACATGACAGTTTCAGAAACAAGTCTTCTGATAAT GATCTGTTTTGGCTAGCACATGCAGCAACCTGA
- the LOC8279701 gene encoding casein kinase 1-like protein 7 isoform X1: protein MEKSKLDHIVGGKFKLGRKIGSGSFGELYLGVNVQTGEEVAVKLESVKTKHPQLHYESKLYMLLQGGTGIPHLKWFGVEADYNVMVIDLLGPSLEDLFNYCNRKFTLKTVLMLADQLINRVEYMHSRGFLHRDIKPDNFLMGLGRKANQVYVIDFGLAKKYRDLQTHKHIPYRENKNLTGTARYASVNTHLGVEQSRRDDLESLGYVLMYFLRGSLPWQGLKAGTKKQKYDKISEKKVSTPIEVLCKSYPSEFVSYFHYCRALRFEDKPDYSYLKRLFRDLFIREGYQFDYVFDWTVLKYPQISSSSRGRHSNAKPGNPGPSAERPTEKVSVGKEIRDRLSGAVEAFSTRKIASSSPHDSFRNKSSDNHMQQPEPEKGRSSSRYGSNTRKAVISSSRPSSSGEPSEGRSSRLLSGSGRLTSSHRIQPGYEPKSSHTTARAVASKGSREDTFRSFELLSIRK, encoded by the exons ATGGAGAAATCGAAGCTTGACCATATTGTTGGTGGCAAGTTTAAGCTAGGAAGAAAGATTGGCAGTGGATCTTTTGGAGAGCTTTATCTGG GTGTAAATGTGCAAACGGGAGAAGAGGTTGCTGTTAAGCTG GAATCTGTGAAGACTAAGCACCCACAGCTTCACTATGAGTCGAAGTTGTATATGCTTCTTCAAGGAGGAA CTGGAATTCCACATCTCAAATGGTTCGGAGTTGAGGCTGACTACAATGTCATGGTTATCGACCTTCTTGGACCGAGTTTGGAAGATCTATTCAACTATTGCAACAGGAAATTTACACTGAAAACAGTATTGATGCTTGCAGATCAACTT ATTAATAGAGTTGAATATATGCATTCTAGAGGTTTCCTTCATCGTGATATAAAGCCCGACAACTTTTTGATGGGCCTAGGCCGCAAAGCAAATCAG GTATATGTCATTGATTTTGGCCTTGCAAAGAAGTATAGGGATCTTCAGACTCACAAACACATCCCATACAG AGAAAACAAGAACCTCACCGGCACAGCTCGCTATGCAAGTGTCAATACTCACCTTGGAGTTG AACAAAGCAGACGGGATGATTTGGAGTCTCTTGGTTATGTTCTTATGTATTTTCTAAGAGGAAG TCTTCCCTGGCAAGGATTAAAGGCTGGCacaaaaaagcaaaaatatgATAAGATCAGTGAAAAGAAAGTTTCAACTCCTATAGAG GTTCTTTGTAAATCATACCCATCTGAGTTTGTATCATATTTCCACTATTGTCGAGCATTGCGGTTTGAAGACAAACCAGACTATTCCTATTTGAAGAGGCTGTTTCGAGATTTATTTATTCGAGAAG GTTATCAGTTTGACTATGTTTTTGACTGGACGGTTTTGAAGTACCCTCAAATCAGTTCCAGCTCTAGAGGAAGG CATTCCAATGCGAAACCAGGCAATCCAGGACCATCCGCAGAAAGACCCACAGAAAAGGTCTCAG TTGGGAAAGAGATTCGAGATAGATTGTCAGGTGCAGTTGAAGCATTTTCTACAAGAAAGATTGCTAGTTCTAGTCCACATGACAGTTTCAGAAACAAGTCTTCTGATAAT CACATGCAGCAACCTGAGCCCGAGAAAGGGCGCAGCTCATCTCGATATGGCAGCAACACTAGAAAAGCAGTAATCTCAAGCAGTAGGCCAAGCTCTTCTGGTGAACCCAGTGAAGGTCGGTCTAGCAGGTTACTCTCAGGCAGTGGCCGTCTGACCTCTTCACATAGAATCCAACCAGGTTATGAGCCCAAATCGTCTCATACGACTGCTCGTGCTGTGGCTTCTAAAGGGTCTCGTGAGGACACTTTCCGCAGCTTTGAGCTTCTCTCAATCAGGAAGTGA
- the LOC8279701 gene encoding casein kinase 1-like protein 7 isoform X2: MEKSKLDHIVGGKFKLGRKIGSGSFGELYLGVNVQTGEEVAVKLESVKTKHPQLHYESKLYMLLQGGTGIPHLKWFGVEADYNVMVIDLLGPSLEDLFNYCNRKFTLKTVLMLADQLINRVEYMHSRGFLHRDIKPDNFLMGLGRKANQVYVIDFGLAKKYRDLQTHKHIPYRENKNLTGTARYASVNTHLGVEQSRRDDLESLGYVLMYFLRGSLPWQGLKAGTKKQKYDKISEKKVSTPIEVLCKSYPSEFVSYFHYCRALRFEDKPDYSYLKRLFRDLFIREGYQFDYVFDWTVLKYPQISSSSRGRHSNAKPGNPGPSAERPTEKVSVGKEIRDRLSGAVEAFSTRKIASSSPHDSFRNKSSDNQPEPEKGRSSSRYGSNTRKAVISSSRPSSSGEPSEGRSSRLLSGSGRLTSSHRIQPGYEPKSSHTTARAVASKGSREDTFRSFELLSIRK; this comes from the exons ATGGAGAAATCGAAGCTTGACCATATTGTTGGTGGCAAGTTTAAGCTAGGAAGAAAGATTGGCAGTGGATCTTTTGGAGAGCTTTATCTGG GTGTAAATGTGCAAACGGGAGAAGAGGTTGCTGTTAAGCTG GAATCTGTGAAGACTAAGCACCCACAGCTTCACTATGAGTCGAAGTTGTATATGCTTCTTCAAGGAGGAA CTGGAATTCCACATCTCAAATGGTTCGGAGTTGAGGCTGACTACAATGTCATGGTTATCGACCTTCTTGGACCGAGTTTGGAAGATCTATTCAACTATTGCAACAGGAAATTTACACTGAAAACAGTATTGATGCTTGCAGATCAACTT ATTAATAGAGTTGAATATATGCATTCTAGAGGTTTCCTTCATCGTGATATAAAGCCCGACAACTTTTTGATGGGCCTAGGCCGCAAAGCAAATCAG GTATATGTCATTGATTTTGGCCTTGCAAAGAAGTATAGGGATCTTCAGACTCACAAACACATCCCATACAG AGAAAACAAGAACCTCACCGGCACAGCTCGCTATGCAAGTGTCAATACTCACCTTGGAGTTG AACAAAGCAGACGGGATGATTTGGAGTCTCTTGGTTATGTTCTTATGTATTTTCTAAGAGGAAG TCTTCCCTGGCAAGGATTAAAGGCTGGCacaaaaaagcaaaaatatgATAAGATCAGTGAAAAGAAAGTTTCAACTCCTATAGAG GTTCTTTGTAAATCATACCCATCTGAGTTTGTATCATATTTCCACTATTGTCGAGCATTGCGGTTTGAAGACAAACCAGACTATTCCTATTTGAAGAGGCTGTTTCGAGATTTATTTATTCGAGAAG GTTATCAGTTTGACTATGTTTTTGACTGGACGGTTTTGAAGTACCCTCAAATCAGTTCCAGCTCTAGAGGAAGG CATTCCAATGCGAAACCAGGCAATCCAGGACCATCCGCAGAAAGACCCACAGAAAAGGTCTCAG TTGGGAAAGAGATTCGAGATAGATTGTCAGGTGCAGTTGAAGCATTTTCTACAAGAAAGATTGCTAGTTCTAGTCCACATGACAGTTTCAGAAACAAGTCTTCTGATAAT CAACCTGAGCCCGAGAAAGGGCGCAGCTCATCTCGATATGGCAGCAACACTAGAAAAGCAGTAATCTCAAGCAGTAGGCCAAGCTCTTCTGGTGAACCCAGTGAAGGTCGGTCTAGCAGGTTACTCTCAGGCAGTGGCCGTCTGACCTCTTCACATAGAATCCAACCAGGTTATGAGCCCAAATCGTCTCATACGACTGCTCGTGCTGTGGCTTCTAAAGGGTCTCGTGAGGACACTTTCCGCAGCTTTGAGCTTCTCTCAATCAGGAAGTGA